Below is a genomic region from Amyelois transitella isolate CPQ chromosome 4, ilAmyTran1.1, whole genome shotgun sequence.
GCGCTATAGTGCATAGATGATAGCCTCACAGGCAATATCAGACTGGGAACTGCCAATGTCAGCTCTCGGATCCACTCCAAGTTACTGACTGTTGGAGATTCATTTTGGACGCTTATAGAAAACACGCTTTTGTTCACTGACATTAGGTATAGATTGGCATTGCTTTTTAGATATACAAGAGGCTAAAAGATCCAACAATAGGCTCCTTTGTCTTGGAAGCAGCGGACTCgcgatattttataatctatTTCTATAAGGCAGCTAGCCTTATATAAACTCTGTATAAAAATTCGCTGGATCAATGAAATTGTGTGATCCAACCAAAAATATCGTTTCGTCCTTTCAAGGTACTCACGTAATTCCAATTTGTATACTATTTGTTGACTCAAACAGCTGCAAGAGAACACTTGTTCTGGAATTATCAGCTTGCTTATCAAAACGCAttagtttttgtaaaatagCTAATACACCTTCACATTACTATTTCAGTTAACAACAACCAAAATTCGCGTTGTATGTAATTATCACCCGCAATGATGAATGTTTAGCGCTTCATACAATCATTGTGCTCACGATCCATGTTAATTGGTTATCTAATTCGCAGGCACATTTTTCGCAAAATCTGGTAGTGTTAATCTTGTCGACTAACAGAACAGTTCTCGTTCTTCTACAAAACCACATTAAAAGGAGCCGTTTctaaatattattgattttatagttttaatgtGGTTTTGTTGAACAGCGAAAGTAATTGACCGATTGTAACAGTGGATATTGTGTCTGCGCAGTAATGGCGTATATGGAGATGTTTGGTAACTGCAGTCATCCGCCGAATAACGCCGCGGCGCCGCCCGATCTCTTCCGCCATTCAATTCATACCTACAATTTGGGATGGTAAGATATTACTAGTGTAGTTCTTTAGCACCTAAGTTAATTGTAAAGTAGCATACATGAGATATAGACTTGcagattatatgtaagtagtttttgaaCGCCAAACtgattattattagtattctTTTGTCACTAAGCAGTCATATGCAATCGACAAACTATTGTTGATTTGATTTATGTGATAGGATACAAATAAGGGCCTACAAATAAGTTTGTGTGTTAGAAAACTAGTTCTGAATACttattgtaatgtaatttGCATTAGCGGCCAGCACGCGAGCGCCGGCGCGGTGAGCCTGCAGAGACACGTGCAGCGTTCCATCGCGCAGTCATTCACGGTACAACATTTTGGCGCGCCGCCACTGAGGTATGTAAcgctataaatatatttttcgtatatctgttataaataatttatataaaatatgtgagACTTTAAAACGACACCAATGTGATAAAGTGGAAAGAGAAATGTTGAAAATTGTACCACGGCTCCAGATAATAATGGCATCTTGGAACATGCAAAGATGATggggaatatttttaaaatacatatttacacaTAATCATTTGATTTAAATGAGAGTTACACAGGTAACTCACATCAACATCAACTGTGTACAGACAACATCAACTGTGTACAGACAACATCAACTGTGTACAGACAACATCAACTGTGTACAGACACAGTGATGTTTTCAAGACAGGGTTAACTGAATTTTTTACTTGATCGAAATAGGTGTTTTTGTTACAGCGGCTCCGATGAAAGTATGCTGGCATGTTCACTACCTCTGGTAGAGCCTCCCGCGCTTCCGCCTAAagtcaacaaaaacaaacaggtaagtaataataagaaatatgttCTAGTAATGCATGTATTgtgttacataaaaaaaacaaaattaagttttgaACTTTTTTACAGGTTCAAATAAACTCTAGCAATGAACTTTTACCCCCGCCCTCACCGCGGCCTTCTTCACACAATTCACATAATAGTTCCGCTGACGAatccattttaaataatttggtaagtgataattaaaaatatatggtaTGCTtgccttaatttttttcttgcaTATTGTTATTTTGCTTTTGCACTAAAATACCTTGCGGAGGAAGGAATTATAaagcaatatatatattatttataatagcataTAGCAATATAGTTATCTCTGAATATCCATATTCACAACACTAAAAATACAGGTCAATGTTCGCTATTGACCCCTTATTTGGCTGTtagtgtaaattaaatttcgcTTTCTCATGCCACTGACGTAGTACACGAATCTATATACGGTCTACGGAATGGAAAGTGAACATagttttatgtgtgtatttccaaattaaattatttaattagttatCATATGAATATCAGTCACAGACTTTATAAACATGCCATTTTTGAAATGATGTAACAGATTTGTTCAATGGCTAGAAATGAAAGCATTGCATCCGTTTGACAAAGGCAGGCTGCGTGACCGCTTCACTTCAGCGGAACTTATACGTTTAGCACTATTGAAAAATCAATCGGCGCACTTTACATTTTATCCTCCATCTGCGAAATTGCGAATGGTCTAAATTCGTCCTTTACtgatttcctttttattaaaagccaTCCTCCTGGCGTGACTTTCACGTGCATCCGCCTGGAATGTCACGTCTGTCTTTGTTCTCCGTTTCTAATTACTAAAAACTTATCGAATACAGAATTCCGACGACTCGGTGCGTTCGTCGACCCCGGGAAAATTCCCAGTGGAGGACGAGCCGGAGATTATCGTGCAGCCGCCGGTACCCTCGCCGGTGCCATCACAGGTACTTATTACTTCATCTAAACTTTACTCAATCTAAAGTGTTTTTTCATTCAGGCAAATATCCTAATTACTAGGCTCGAAAAATATACGTGCAAAGTTGTTGTTTTAGAAAGTTTGTGCTTTGAAAAGCCGATGATGACTACTTATGTTGTGCAGCTGtggattttacaatttttttgatgaCAATCTGGGTCAATCCACTGGATTGAGAAAGCCAATAATAAAACAGCTTACTCTGCTTTTTCatagaattatattattttcttttgtcttAACAGCGAAGTGAAAGCAGTATAGAGCCGCCAGCGGCACCGAGTGAAAATAACAGTTCTCCCGCGGCGGCGGACTCCGACGACATCATACTCCAAACGGATATCAGCTCCTGGCTCCTCCTTAAAGCACCAAGTAAAGACGGGCCAGAAGTAAGAGGAGGGCATCCAGATGCCCTTATAGTACTCGCAACTAAAGCTACCAAAGGTAagctgtttctttttttaattaatacgtCATTATGTCGGGGGTTATAAGGTTTAATCATTCGCAtgaaaacatttgtatttGTCCCTTCCGATTGGTGTTAAGTTTAATCGTCTCATGGTATGtcatatagatttttttgtcGAAAGGCAGTAAAAGTtggatgataaataaataaataggttacATCTGTTGCAGTAGACAGATGTTTTGGGGTTGAGATTCGATAACATAAGAGTTTATGCACGCACCAAaggttgaatttttttgtcaatttttatggttcaagtatgtatgttggtcAGATGTAGTTCTAAGTATTTCGAGTAAACAATAtagtcattataaaataatatatgaagTCTGTAATAAGTAgccataacatttttattgattttgaagCAAACCTCCGAAACATTTACATTGCGATTTGAAACTCATATATTGCTTACTTAAGCATTGTCGTCATAATCATTCTAAGCATGGATCTATGGATATTGCAAGATTAATTCCACACGAACAAGAATatacctaaaataattatatcattaattaCATGTCGGTATGGTACCCGTTCCATTGCTTCTAACCTTCAAACTTTCATGCTTTCACTTTACAGAGACGGACGAGTGTAAGTGGTTCAATCATTGTATGACTTGGGGCTGAGACAGATTCGCTGGTTTTGTTTACTAATACTTTTAGCTTATCAAATATTGCTATGTTGGTGTATGGAATGTAAAGACCTCTATCGATGCTTATTTCTGCAGTGTAGCTTGCCATAtgccttataaatataatcaaataagCTGCTTTCTTCTCTTACAATTTTACTGACTGGTTCGAACAAAAACACATTAGCGTTGGAATGAAAGCTAAAACATTTTTGGGCTGAATTTGGCAGCGAAGCACTTTATAGCTTCTTCAGCTTGGAATTGAATGTGACACAGTTATTTGaagattattttgtaattttttttcactacatttcagaatttaattaaaaaaatcttcaaaaatgTGTAACATGCTTTTAAAAAGTTGGGATCTTCAGCGATGTGATTCTCCTTGTATCTAGTATCTTTTACTGTAGTAACATTCTAAAATGTTAGCGactgtttataaatacttacatcgcAGTAGATCTCGATAGCAATATATATTTCTACTATTCTCAATTTATCGCCGTGAGTGGATTGCGAAGATATTTATGGCGTgattttttggaattttcttCAAAGCAAGGAGAAAAGTCttagacaaaaaataacatgcaGTCTTGCCATTTAGTTACACATTTATTGCATAAACTGTTTATCTGTTTATATACTCAGCTGCATTGAAGTACAATGAAAATTGAAACCGATTAGGAAACACATGTAAAATGATCGAATAAAGTTAATTGCAAATTTGTATCGCCTCGCCCTACATAGTATTTCTAGCATTATATATCAATCACGTCATatatctctttccacttgtagCGACAAATTGCGACTAGTATACTTGATCAGATGTATAACCTGACCATGGGTTTGCAGACTTTGCTTATCAGGAAGCGTTCCTAGCGACGTATCGCACGTGGGTGTCGCCGAGTGGTCTAGTGGCTCGACTGATCCGCCGAGCACATCACTATCGGCAGAGAACTCACGAGCTGCGGTCGACACTCAGCTTGCTTACTAGGGTCGTTGCTGATCTCACGTGAGTACtcatttcatattttgaaCTGTTCtgaaataagtttaataaaaacgtGCTAATGTggtattacttaatttaatttctgtttttattatgtGACTTAAAGAGGCATAAGGCACCTAACTGTATCTCTTTGATTCCTTCTGACGCTTGTCATTACcagatatacaaaaatattaatatttcattatgctttgctttctcataagaaatatttcaaaatgctcctttcaaaaactattttgtaGATGCAAATGTTTTAtcacatattaaaaaacaaataattatggaataatttgtttgttataggATTGCTGATTTAGATCGACCTTTGATGCAAGAAATCATGGAGTTTATTTACTGGCTGGTTGAGGTAGAAGAGCTTCCAATAGCAAAGGCCTTGAGGCAAATTCTAGTCGACAAACAGAaacaattgagattccaacAAGTAAGTAGTACAAGTAGTAGTGCACGTAAGCTTAAATAAAACCTGAATGAAAGTCCCCAAGTCGTTGTATGTATCAGGAAAAAGAGCTGCGGGGAGGGAATTCCAAATCACAGCTGTTCGCATGATAAAAGATTTACACACATCTTACACaaatattagttttacataatttgaaaCATCATTTGCAGcctttttctaataaattggTCGAAACTACCTCTCAATctcagtaataaaattttcgaattataattatactattAGAAAGTTAACTATAATGACGAAACAAGTATCGATTCTGGATCCAATTTAGTGtttcaaaatacttatttagtcCCGTTATACGTCATAATAATAGACGAAACTTATGCGAGGGCAACTACTAAACGTAgtagtaataattttactttgtcAACTCATAAATAATCTGCCGAAATGCCAAATACTAATGTGATTATGTATTTCTTTAATGTGCTAACAAATGATTGTTCCAGACGAATAACCGTTACGAAGACACTCCCTGTTACGGCAGTGTGTCACTCCGTAGGGACACCCTCCTAGACTTCAAGGCGACTGAGTTGGCGGAGCAGATGACTTTGCTTGACGCCGCGCTGTTCGTGAGGATCACTACCGCTGAGGTGCTGTCGTGGCCGCGCGACCAATCAGAGGAGAGCTCGCCCAATCTCACGCGGTTCACGGAGCATTTCAACAAGATGAGCTATTGGGCGCGCTCCAGGATACTAGAACAGGtaagttttcttttgtaaacgTAAGTCAACTCCAATGTTGGTCTCCTTGGCATCAAACGAACATATACCCGAGTTTGGCAATCTGCTCCCTTAGCATCttacgcgcgacgccgtttttatcgcacgAAAAACTATCTTTGTCCCGTTTTAcgccataataaaaagcgaaacagttATACTTTTAAACAGTGATAGCGCGATAATAATGGTCTTTTGTCATGGCCAGACTGGGGAAGTTTTAACTGTATTCTGTGACTGAGACAGACTGGTTGAGCTATTGGGTGCGGTGAGCATGTTAGTTGGGTTTAGAGATTGGCGTGGTGAATTTGTTACTTTAAATTAACTATATTTACATTGTCATTGTGTTACAGGACGAGGCCCGCGAACGAGAGAAATACGCGAGCAAGTTCCTGAAAGTGATGAAGGCGCTGCGCAAGATGAACAACTTCAATTCTTACCTTGCTCTAGTGTCCGCACTCGACTCTCCTCCCGTGCGGCGGCTGGGCTGGCCTCGTGCGATAGTGGACACGTTGCACGACCACTGCGCGATCATTGACTCGTCGTCGTCCTTCAGAGCGTATCGGCAGGCGCTGGCGGAGACGCAGCCGCCTTGTATACCTTACATGTGAGTAACATACATGTGCATATCAAAACAACTTCAACTTTTTACCTCGCCTTAGTGTCGAAAGTCTGTGTGGTTCGTCAACGATTGTAAAGTCAATGCAGTGTAATTTTCCGTACAAGTCCCACTGGAGTATAATTAAACTGTCTCTCAGCCTGGCTTTTAGAAAGGAGATTATAATTGGAATGTATTTTGTTCGCAGTGGTCTAGTCCTTCAAGATCTTACATTCGTCCACATCGGCAACCAAGATTTGTTGCCGGACGGCAGCATCAATTTCACCAAGAGATGGCAGCAGTACCACATCATGGAAAATATGAAGAGGTTCCACAAAGAGtgcgtatatattataatcattcttcattgtatttgtataaatatatatattgaatcCGCTGCCACCACGTAATGTAAATGTGTCCAGTCCATAcagttcccggcatcaatagaaagaagaataggaccactccatctcttttccatagatgtcgtaaaaggcgagtaagggctatgtttataaacttgagattcttttaggcgacgggctatcaacctatcactatatgaatctcaattctatcattaagccaaacagctgaacggttggctctgtctacccgcgagggttatagacgtaattatatgtatgtatgtttggatAGTTTTtaggtatgtgtgtattttcCTCTTCCTCCTGGTGTCAATCTCGGTTACAGCCTCACCTCCCTGGTGTCCTCTTCAGTGTGTGCCTTTTGACCAAGATCCTTAGTGGGATAATTCAGGGTTTCACATGAAGCGTCTCCTGTGCGTGTCTGACTTagtagtttttatattttattatgatctTATCATCTGAAAAAGGTGTCCGACCACACCGAGACCACAGTTACGCGCAAACATTAGTGTTAAAATGATGTAACGCGAAAAAAGTGTACGTTTATATgttctcaaaataaatatagtaaaataaaatgcagaatgcatttaaaagtattaaagcTGCACACAAAgttaagtattataattaaaacgaGCGTCAACGGCAGCAGGCAATACAAGTTCAAGCGGAACGAGCGGATCCAGGCGATGTTCAACGAGTTCGACGACGTGCTGAGCGAGGAGGCCATGTGGCAGATCTCCGAGATCCTCAAGCCGCGCGCCGGCCGGccgcgcgccgcgcccgccgcgcccgccgccgcgcagACGGCCGCGTGAGGTAACGCATTCGTTTTGCTAGTCATGTATTCACCATGGAAACAATTGTCATATTAGCTGTAGTCGTAGGACGTCCACTGCTgcatgtacacaaaattatatacatatcattGTTTATGGGACAGCCTGTACATAcagtgacagacagacagatagacACAGCGGAAGCTTATTAATAGGATTTccgtttttaccttttaggtTCGAAACCCTATTGTCAAGTTTCGCCGTCCAGCGGTCTGTCTGCCTCTCGAGTGTATTTTTGCTAAGCTgtcttgtttataaatttagaacttttttttatttttacaggtaAAATTTAATCCAAAGATTAAAATGGACGCGTGAATATTTTCAGACATAAGATACATCGAGGAATTGGAATTAAGTTAGAAGAAATGTGATTATCTGTCCTAAAAAGgcctaaataaatttagtgtatttattcataaattgtGCGATTTCATCTGTGATCGGTCCGAGAGCGAATGTGATATGCGTGGACAGATCGACGAAGTTGAGATTAGGTACGAGTATTTCGCTTACGGTTTTAACGCTTTTCATGTAATATTATCGTAATTGTTGATTGTGGAAGCCAACTATCTCTTATCAGTATTTGAATCGAGTAACTGTCATCTTTACATATCAGTATGTGACTTGCGTAGCGTACTAGTGTCGAGTGGCGCCTGGTAGGTAAATGACCTTGAAGAAATCTTGTCCGGTTCGCTAATAATGCCAATAAATACTGTATGCCAGCTTCGAAAGTGACACTTCATTACATCGAATTAGAGGAAATTATAAGTAGTTATGGTAGTCATACTACTCTTAGTAATATAGTAATCTGTCGGTAGACATTTTGAATATTCTCATTTTGATGTTTGTTAAAAGATTTTCACTTCCGAGTTTTGTGTAAGAATATTGAGCTTGAATTGGTTCGAATGTGTATATGAAATGGGACAACATTTTGTCAATACCAGAGGTCGGTATATATTAAATACGAtgcttattttcattaaacgGGGCTTCCATATGAGAAAGTGaattcaatagaaaaaatatttttatacttcacACTACTTGCGTACATGCGTACAATATAATCCATACATATCATTAAAAGTGTGTGCCAAAATGAATATACAGAAGAGTCCCATGAGTCCCATTTCTATATAACTAGTAATGTCAATGTGGTTCGATTGTGCTTATTGCAATTTTGTGGTATAATTACGATGAGGACGGGGTGCAAGAACGTGATGCTATTGCCTGTAAAGTTATATCGCAAACATGAGACGCAGCAAATAGGCATAAAATTTTGTCGATTTGTGAATACAAAATTTGAGACCCGTACcgaaatctattttattaataaatttattaaaaacgtgCGTGATTTGATTGGCTTTTATGAAATAAGTCAAAGATGTATAATATGCGCTAATTGATCGCGGTGATTACGgttaatgcaatattttgtgtatgctcttgaaaaatgaaaatttgaaatcttaatattatttttgatattcagaaattatatttttcctatGGTTTGTTAACCTGCGAGGATGCAAACAATTTTTGATCAACATAATTTTGAGATCTATACTtgtttatgtaatatttattgtcaCGGTTTGTGTCATTATAGTCAATATAAACTGTAGTAACGTGGGTTTTAAAGCCTTAGCTATAGATAAATTTCACTTGATTTGATT
It encodes:
- the LOC106138697 gene encoding guanine nucleotide-releasing factor 2 isoform X11, whose protein sequence is MRSPAQAHHPAHLSSALRSHSPLSPKLRNMGAKSVTAEEGEVTPAKELERLVKEVTVGLKHFSDVISKRILEMLPDNGTIVFESIANIHKAIKPYCGRSPQLTSAIKRLCTALAMLIRLCDEITAMSLRAESGNEEMDPTAPVLSPDHVSTVVKAVTSAVEEVATLAQQHMTRPALSPRPALVSPRASTQRNSLPDIPLTPKERSMLTGEGGPETGVRASHSSESVLDAPDSPPPKPARPNRKIELAPPLPPKRKSANDNSLLALSIDRLSLQSHSSGSLDSMLNVSNDEDRSGQEANNHDHVFIATTNDIIGLCSCAGDTRVSLDAPDAALAHSNHNRYVHHFSNESGFVSVGHTEITTEQNFTSSFSSHHYSSHSDSRFDSSDSVNEMKCTLQSFESRMNMINMNSLTTHHTSKLASITSDESETPPELPVKRRNVRADLQQHFPNVEIRQSPVCSVHGETRPHTLADHNPPRPPPLPLKKKHMFQSVAYSVMAYMEMFGNCSHPPNNAAAPPDLFRHSIHTYNLGCGQHASAGAVSLQRHVQRSIAQSFTVQHFGAPPLSGSDESMLACSLPLVEPPALPPKVNKNKQVQINSSNELLPPPSPRPSSHNSHNSSADESILNNLNSDDSVRSSTPGKFPVEDEPEIIVQPPVPSPVPSQRSESSIEPPAAPSENNSSPAAADSDDIILQTDISSWLLLKAPSKDGPEVRGGHPDALIVLATKATKETDEYFAYQEAFLATYRTWVSPSGLVARLIRRAHHYRQRTHELRSTLSLLTRVVADLTIADLDRPLMQEIMEFIYWLVEVEELPIAKALRQILVDKQKQLRFQQTNNRYEDTPCYGSVSLRRDTLLDFKATELAEQMTLLDAALFVRITTAEVLSWPRDQSEESSPNLTRFTEHFNKMSYWARSRILEQDEAREREKYASKFLKVMKALRKMNNFNSYLALVSALDSPPVRRLGWPRAIVDTLHDHCAIIDSSSSFRAYRQALAETQPPCIPYIGLVLQDLTFVHIGNQDLLPDGSINFTKRWQQYHIMENMKRFHKDRQYKFKRNERIQAMFNEFDDVLSEEAMWQISEILKPRAGRPRAAPAAPAAAQTAA
- the LOC106138697 gene encoding guanine nucleotide-releasing factor 2 isoform X9, whose product is MTSTPKTEKCGQDEACGEPGSGHRGSLRGANKLARRARSFKDDLLERISNMRSPAQAHHPAHLSSALRSHSPLSPKLRNMGAKSVTAEEGEVTPAKELERLVKEVTVGLKHFSDVISKRILEMLPDNGTIVFESIANIHKAIKPYCGRSPQLTSAIKRLCTALAMLIRLCDEITAMSLRAESGNEEMDPTAPVLSPDHVSTVVKAVTSAVEEVATLAQQHMTRPALSPRPALVSPRASTQRNSLPDIPLTPKERSMLTGEGGPETGVRASHSSESVLDAPDSPPPKPARPNRKIELAPPLPPKRKSANDNSLLALSIDRLSLQSHSSGSLDSMLNVSNDEDRSGQEANNHDHVFIATTNDIIGLCSCAGDTRVSLDAPDAALAHSNHNRYVHHFSNESGFVSVGHTEITTEQNFTSSFSSHHYSSHSDSRFDSSDSVNEMKCTLQSFESRMNMINMNSLTTHHTSKLASITSDESETPPELPVKRRNVRADLQQHFPNVEIRQSPVCSVHGETRPHTLADHNPPRPPPLPLKKKHMFQSVAYSVMAYMEMFGNCSHPPNNAAAPPDLFRHSIHTYNLGCGQHASAGAVSLQRHVQRSIAQSFTVQHFGAPPLSGSDESMLACSLPLVEPPALPPKVNKNKQVQINSSNELLPPPSPRPSSHNSHNSSADESILNNLNSDDSVRSSTPGKFPVEDEPEIIVQPPVPSPVPSQRSESSIEPPAAPSENNSSPAAADSDDIILQTDISSWLLLKAPSKDGPEVRGGHPDALIVLATKATKETDEYFAYQEAFLATYRTWVSPSGLVARLIRRAHHYRQRTHELRSTLSLLTRVVADLTIADLDRPLMQEIMEFIYWLVEVEELPIAKALRQILVDKQKQLRFQQTNNRYEDTPCYGSVSLRRDTLLDFKATELAEQMTLLDAALFVRITTAEVLSWPRDQSEESSPNLTRFTEHFNKMSYWARSRILEQDEAREREKYASKFLKVMKALRKMNNFNSYLALVSALDSPPVRRLGWPRAIVDTLHDHCAIIDSSSSFRAYRQALAETQPPCIPYIGLVLQDLTFVHIGNQDLLPDGSINFTKRWQQYHIMENMKRFHKDRQYKFKRNERIQAMFNEFDDVLSEEAMWQISEILKPRAGRPRAAPAAPAAAQTAA
- the LOC106138697 gene encoding guanine nucleotide-releasing factor 2 isoform X10 → MSNAPRSPVGDWFNKRTNKLQLRFSNNGARSHSPLSPKLRNMGAKSVTAEEGEVTPAKELERLVKEVTVGLKHFSDVISKRILEMLPDNGTIVFESIANIHKAIKPYCGRSPQLTSAIKRLCTALAMLIRLCDEITAMSLRAESGNEEMDPTAPVLSPDHVSTVVKAVTSAVEEVATLAQQHMTRPALSPRPALVSPRASTQRNSLPDIPLTPKERSMLTGEGGPETGVRASHSSESVLDAPDSPPPKPARPNRKIELAPPLPPKRKSANDNSLLALSIDRLSLQSHSSGSLDSMLNVSNDEDRSGQEANNHDHVFIATTNDIIGLCSCAGDTRVSLDAPDAALAHSNHNRYVHHFSNESGFVSVGHTEITTEQNFTSSFSSHHYSSHSDSRFDSSDSVNEMKCTLQSFESRMNMINMNSLTTHHTSKLASITSDESETPPELPVKRRNVRADLQQHFPNVEIRQSPVCSVHGETRPHTLADHNPPRPPPLPLKKKHMFQSVAYSVMAYMEMFGNCSHPPNNAAAPPDLFRHSIHTYNLGCGQHASAGAVSLQRHVQRSIAQSFTVQHFGAPPLSGSDESMLACSLPLVEPPALPPKVNKNKQVQINSSNELLPPPSPRPSSHNSHNSSADESILNNLNSDDSVRSSTPGKFPVEDEPEIIVQPPVPSPVPSQRSESSIEPPAAPSENNSSPAAADSDDIILQTDISSWLLLKAPSKDGPEVRGGHPDALIVLATKATKETDEYFAYQEAFLATYRTWVSPSGLVARLIRRAHHYRQRTHELRSTLSLLTRVVADLTIADLDRPLMQEIMEFIYWLVEVEELPIAKALRQILVDKQKQLRFQQTNNRYEDTPCYGSVSLRRDTLLDFKATELAEQMTLLDAALFVRITTAEVLSWPRDQSEESSPNLTRFTEHFNKMSYWARSRILEQDEAREREKYASKFLKVMKALRKMNNFNSYLALVSALDSPPVRRLGWPRAIVDTLHDHCAIIDSSSSFRAYRQALAETQPPCIPYIGLVLQDLTFVHIGNQDLLPDGSINFTKRWQQYHIMENMKRFHKDRQYKFKRNERIQAMFNEFDDVLSEEAMWQISEILKPRAGRPRAAPAAPAAAQTAA